The Streptomyces sp. B3I8 nucleotide sequence ACGCCGACCCGACCGCCGCCTCCAGGTTCCGGCTGGAGGCCCAGACCGCCGGACGGCTGCACCACGGCAACGTCGTCGGCGTGCTCGACTTCGGGGAGTACGAGGGCGGTCTGTTCCTGGTGATGGAACTGGTCGCGGGCGACAGCCTGGCCCGGATCCTCGGCGACAACGGACCGCTGCCCGCCGACCGGGTCGCGCGCATCGCGGCCCACACCGCCGCCGGGCTCGCGGTCGCGCACGACCAGGGGATCGTGCACCGGGACATCAAGCCGGGCAACCTGCTCGTGGACGCCGACGGCACCACGAAGATCGCCGACTTCGGCATCGCCCGCTTCATGGACGACCCGGGCGCCGCTCTCACCCGTACCGGGCACATCGTCGGCACCAGCCTCTACCTGGCCCCCGAGCGGGCGCTCGGCCAGTCCGCGGGGCCGCCCAGCGACGTCTACTCGCTGGGCTGCGTGCTCTACCAACTCCTCACCGGCGGAACTCCGTTCAAGGGCGACAGCCCCGTCGCTGTGCTGCACCACCACCTCGACACACCGCCGGTGCCGCCGCGCGAGCTCGGCGTCGACCTGCCGCCCGCCTTCGAGAACTACCTGCTCGGACTGCTCGCCAAGCGGCCCGAGGACCGGCCGACGGCACGGCAGGTCGCCCAGTGGTTCGACGGCGGCGCGTGGCAGGGCCGGCCGGAACCACTTCCGGCGGTGGCACCGTCGGGGCCGTCGGCACCGGGGACGGGCCGGCGCGCGGCGGGCGGCACCGGTCCGGGCAGGGCGGAACGGTCCGGGAGGTCCGAGCGGTCCGGCAGGTCCGGGCGGTCGGAGCCGGGAGCGGCGCAGCGGCAGCAGCGGACGTCGGGCGCGGGTCCGACGGCGCCCGGGGCCGGGCCGCGGCACGGAGCGGGCCCGGGGTCCGCGCCCTCCTACCCGGGCGCACCGTCCGGTCCGGGCGCCTCGGCCGAGTCGGGGGCGCCGACGACGTACAAACTCCCGACCGCCACCGCGGGCCCCGCCTCCTCGGCGCACCGGGGCCGGCGCCGCCAGCAGCCCTCCGGAGCGGCGGGCGCCCTGGCCGGGCAGCGGACCCGGATCGTGGCGCTGCTCGCCGGGGTGGCGCTCTTCGTGGGCGCGATGCTGCTCGGCATGGCGTGGTTCGGCTAGGGTCTTTCGTTCGGATCAGGCCGACTGGGAGGCGCGGTGCGTCTTCGACCGGCCCGAGCGGGCGCCTCAGTGCCGTGGCGGGTGCGGCGGTTCCGACGGCTGCGGCGGTCGCGGTGGACGCGGCCCATGGGGCGGACGCGGCCCGTGCGGGGGCTGCGGCGGGGGCATCGTCTCCAGCCCCGGGGCCGGGGCGGGCCAGACCAGCAGGACCGCGCACGGGGCGTGGTCCACGACGAACCGTGCGGCGGGCCCGAGGCTGTGCGGCCCCAGCCGGGCGCGGTCGCCGTCGCGGGCGACGACGAGCAGGTCTGCCTCCTCCGCGGCCCGCACCACCTCGCGCTCGGCCCGCCCCTGCCGCTCCCGGCGCACGCAGGGCCCGCCGAGCCGCTCGGCGGCCGCGTCCAGCAACCGCCCGGCGGAGCCGGCCCCGAGCTCCGCGACCCGCGCACCCGGATCGTGTCCGCCCCGGCCGAGCAGCCCGGCGAACGCCCCGTGCGCGACCCCGGGTTCCTCGCCCCCGCTGACGTGCAGCAGGACGACGTCCTCCCCGTCCCGCGCGTGCCGCCGCGCGGCATCCACACAGGCGGGCCAACTGCCCTCGACGAGCCACGCGAGCACGGTCACGACCCCTCAGCCCCTTCGGTCCTCTCGGTCCTGTCGGCCCCTTCGGCCCCTTTCGCGGTGATCGGCCCCCCCGCGGCGCTCGGCTCCTCCGCGGCGCTCGGCTCCTCCACCCTGCCAGGCCGCCCGGCGGTACGCCCGCCGGGCGGCCTGGCCCCGCCGGGCTCATTCCTGGATGGCGGCCATGCCGATCGGCGCGTACCGGTCCCCGGCCGCCGCCCCCACCGGGATCGCGGCGCTCAGCGCGGCGAGCTCCCCGGGGGGCGATGGCGAGGCCGGCCGCGGCGACGTTCCGCTCCGGCCAGGTGCGCCGCCTGGTGACCGGGAGCGCGGTGACGCCGTCCTGGGCGAGTACCCAGGCGAGGGCGAGCCGACCGGCCGTCACGCCGCACCCCGGGCACGCGGAGCCACGAGAAGCCGGCCCTGCTGACGGTCCTGGGCACCGAGCACTTCGCCACCACCACCGAACACGGCTGAGACCCCCCCACGGGCCGCGCCCGCCCCCGCCTGGTCCGTTCGCACCAGGCGGGGGCGGGGGCTGGTGCCACCGGACCAGGCGGGGCCGGGGTCGGCGGACGATGCCCGGCCGGGGTGCCGGAGGCGAGTGTGGACAGGCGCGGGAGTCCCTCGCGTCTTTCCCTGCTCGACGGTGTCTGGAGTGAGCTACAGGTGGCCAGGTTTCTGTATCGGATCGGACGGTGGGCTTTCCGGCGGCGCCGGCTCGTGGCCGTGGTGTGGCTGGCCGGCCTCGTGCTGGCGATAGGCGCCGCCGCGACGGCGCCGGCCGGGGAGGACGAGGACCTCGCCATGCCGGGCACGGAGTCCCAGAAGGCGTTCGACCTCCTCGACGAGCGGTTCCCGGAGAGCAACGCGCAGGGCGCCGAGGCCCGCCTGGTCTTCCGGGCCCCGCAGGGGCAGCGGATCACCGCGAAGGACAACCGCGCGGCCGTCGAGGAGGCACTCGGCTCCCTGGACGGGAACAAGCAGTTCGCGTCGGCCACCGACCCCTTCACCACCGGCGCGGTCAGCGGGGACGGCACGATCGCGTACTCCACGGTCACCTACACCGTGGACGCCGTCGACCTGACCGCGGCGACGAAGACCGCCCTGGAGGACGCCGCGGGCGACGCCCGGGACGCGGGGCTCACCGTGGAGACGGGCGGCTCGGCCCTGGACTCCGAGGAGGAACCGGGCGGCACGACGGAACTCGTCGGCGTGGCGGTGGCCGCGGTGGTGCTGGTCCTCGCCCTCGGCTCACTGGTCGCTGCCGGACTGTCGCTGCTGACCGCCCTGCTGGGTGTGGTCATCGCCTTCGGCCTGGTCACCGCGCTGTCGGTGCCGCTGGGCCTGTCGTCCACCGTCGCCATCCTGGCGCTGATGCTGGGGCTCGCGGTCGGCATCGACTACGCCCTCTTCATCACCTCCCGCTTCCGTGACGAACGCGCCCGGGGCCACGAGCCCGAGGAGGCCGCGGGCCGCGCGGTCGGCACGGCCGGGTCCGCCGTCGTCTTCGCCGGCGCGACCGTCGTCATCGCGCTGGCAGGGCTGGGCGTCGTCGGCATCCCCGAACTCACCAGGATGGGCCTGGGCGGTGCCGGCGCGGTGGCGCTCGCCGTGCTCGTGGCGCTGACCCTGACCCCCGCGCTGTTCGGTCTGTTCGGCCGCCGTGTGCTGCCCCGCGCCCTGCGCAAGGCCACCCGGCCGGGCGGACGCCCGCACGCGGCGCACACCGGCGCACCTCACCCCGGGGCGGCACACACCGGTGCCGGACGTCCCGGGTTCGCCACCCGCTGGGCGCGGTTCGTGCTGCGCCGCCCGGCGGCCGTGCTGCTCACCGCCGTCCTCGGCCTGGGCGCCGTCGCCGCGCCGGTGCTGAGCCTCGAACTCGGCCTGCCCGGCGACGAGTCGAAGTCCGTGGAGACCACCGAGCGTCGCGCCTACGACCTGCTGTCGCAGGGCTTCGGCCCCGGTTTCAACGGCCCGCTCACCGTCGTCGTGGACACCTCGCGGGCCAAGGACCCCCGCGCCGTCACGGACCTGGTCGTCGAGACCGTGAAGAAGGTGGACGGGGTCGCGTCGGTCGGCGCACCGGTGCTCAGCGAGAACAAGGACACCGCCCTCCTCACCGCCGTTCCCGAGACCGCGCCCAACAGCCCCGAGACCAAGGACCTGGTGCACGCGCTCCGGGACAAGGCCGCGGGCGTCGAGTCGGACACGGGCGCCGACGTCTTCGTCACGGGCAAGACCGCGCTGAACATCGACATCTCCGAAGCGATGGCCGGCGCACTGGTCCCCTACCTGACGGTGGTCATCGGCCTGGCGGTGCTCCTCCTGCTCGTCGTCTTCCGCTCGGTCCTGATCCCGGTCAAGGCCGCGCTCGGCTTCCTGCTGTCGGTGGGTGCCGCCTTCGGTGTCCTCGTCGCCGTCTTCCAGTGGGGCTGGGCGGCCGACCTGTTCGGCATCGAGCAGACCGGACCGGTCATGTCGCTGATGCCGATCCTCATCATCGGCATCGTCTTCGGCCTCGCCATGGACTACGAGGTCTTCCTCCTCACCCGCATGCGGGAGGCGTACGTCCAGGGCGCGAGCCCCGAAGAGGCGATCGTCAACGGATTCCGGCACAGCGGGCGGGTGGTGGCCGCGGCGGCCGTCATCATGATCAGCGTGTTCGCCGGATTCGTCGGGATGAGCAGCCCGACCATCCAGACGATGGGCATCGGGCTCGCCTCCGCCGTCGCCTTCGACGCCTTCGTGGTCCGCATGGCGATCGTGCCCGCGGTCCTGGCCCTTCTGGGCCACCGCGCCTGGTGGCTGCCCCGTACGCTGAACCGTGTGCTGCCGAACGTGGACATCGAAGGTGAATCCCTGAGCGGGCACGACCCGGTGCCCGACCGGGCCGCATCGGACGCGGTGGTACGGGGACCGTTCCCCGTCGGCCGGAACTGACCCGGACATGGCACACGCCAGCGGCGGGAGCCGGGCCGGCCGGACGCGCGGGGAGCGCGGCGGGCGGCGGGAGCGCGGCGGACCGCGCTCCCGCCGCCCGCGCTCCCGCGACGCGCGTCCGGCCGGCCCGCGCTCCCCGGGCGCGCGGCGCCGCGAGGCGGCGCTCACGGCGGCCGCGTTCGCGCTCTGCCTCCTCGGCGGCGCGATCCGGACCGACGACACCACGTCCCTGCCGCCCCACGCCGCCTACGTCCTCGCCGTGCTGTCCTGCGCCCTGCTGCCGCTGCGGCACCGCACCCCCCGGGCGGTGCTGGCGGCCACCACGGCGGTGGCGCCCCTGGCGCAGCCGCTGAGCGTGCTGATGACCCCCCTGCTCATGGCGCCCGCCCTGATCACCTCCTACACCTGCACCGTCATCGCGCGCACCGAACGGCGCGCGGTGACCGCGGTGTCGCTGGTCGCCGCGGTGCTGCTGGTCTCCGCGGCCCCGCTGTCCGGGGAGTTCTCCTGGCGGGACGCGAGCAGGATGGCCGTGGCCGGCGCCTCCCCCCTGGTGGCCGGTCTGCTCGGACACTCGGTGCGCAACCGGCGGGCGTACCTCACGGCGGCGGAGGAGCGGGCCCGCCGGGCCGAGGAGACCCGGGAGAGCGAGGCCCGCCGCAGGGTGGACGAGGAGCGCCTGCGCATCGCGCGCGAACTGCACGACCTCGTGGCCCACCAGATCACCCTGGCCAACGCGCAGGCCCAGGTCGCCGTCCACCTGCTCGACACCCGGCCGGAGCAGACCCGCAAGAGTCTGCGCGAACTCGTCGAGACCACCGGCCACGCGCTCGACGAACTACGGGCCACCGTCGGCCTGTTGCGCCAGGCCGACGACCGGGGGACGACCGCGGACGGGGTCGGCCCCGACGAACCGGCGCCCGGTCTGGCCCGGCTGCCGACACTCCTGCAGTCCTTCCGCCGCGCCGGCCTGGAGGTGTCGACGCGGGAGGAGGGCACGGCCAGGCCGCTGCCCCCGGGACTGGACCTCACGGCCTACCGCATCGTCCAGGAAGCCCTGACCAACGTCACCAAACACGCAGGTTCCGGGAGCGCCGTGGTGGGCCTGGACTGGTACCCCGACCGCCTGGTCCTCACCGTCGCGGACGACGGCGCCCGGGGCGCCCGGGGGATGCCGGGCCTGCCCGTCGTGCCGGAACGCCCGCCCGGCTACGGTCTCATCGGGATGCGGGAACGCGCCGCCGCGGTCGGCGGACACCTCCACGCGGGCCGGCGCCCGGAGGGCGGCTTCCTGGTGAGGGCCGAGCTCCCCCTCCCACCGCCCAGGGACACGACGGCCGACAGCCGACGCCCGACGACCGACAGCCGGCGGCCGACAGCCGACGAACCTCGGCACCGACCCGGCGACGACGACCACCGAGGAGAAGGACACCCATGACCGACACGGCAACGGACGACGCGGGGCCCGGGCGGACCGGACCGCTGCGCGTACTGCTCGCCGACGACCAGGCCCTGCTGCGCGGGGCCTTCCGCATGCTCCTCGACACCACCGAGGACATCACGGTCGTCGGCGAGGCCGGCGACGGCCGGGAGGCGGTGCGGCTCACCCGGGAACTGCGCCCGGACGTCGTCCTCATGGACATCCGGATGCCTGAGGTGGACGGCCTCGCCGCCACCGCGCGGATCTGCGCCGACCCGGACCTGCGTGCCTGCCGCGTCCTGATCCTCACCACGTACGAGACCGACGAGTACGTGGCCCAGGCGCTGCGCGCGGGGGCAGGCGGCTTCATCGGCAAGGGCATCGGGGCCGAGGAACTCGCGGAGGCCGTACGGACGATCGCCGACGGGGAGACCCTGCTGTCGCCCGCCGCGACCCGCTCCCTGGTCGCCCGCTTCCTGGCCACACCGGACGACGCCACCCCCCACGACTCCGCACGGCTCGCCGTGCTCACCCCGCGCGAGCGGGAGATGGTGGCCCTCGTGGCGACCGGCCTGTCCAACCACGAGATCGCCGAACAGACGTTCCTCAGCCCGTTCACCGTCCGCGCGCACGTGCAGCGCGCCATGACGAAGCTGGAGGCCCGTGACCGGGCCCAGCTCGTCGTCATCGCCTACCGGACGGGGCTGGCGCAGGCCGGCCCCGACCAGTAGGCGGTGACGTCAGCGGACGGGGCTCACCGTGCGGGCCGAGGCAGTACGAGCGCCGTGTGGGCCGGCCGGGGCGTCGGGGCGGGCAGGGCGACCAGGCCGCGCAGCATGGTGTTCCGCTTCTCCAGGGCCTCGGTCGTGAGGGGGAAGAGCCTGGCCCCGCCGTCGTCCACCAGCCCCTGGTTCAGGGCGACGAACTCGCGCAGGTCGCGCCCGTAGGCGGCGAAGGCCGCGGTGTGGTCGGGGTGCGCGAGGAGGGAATGGGCGAGCATGTACGCGCCGACCAGGGCGAGGCTCGTACCCTGCCCGGTGAGGAACGAGGGCGCGTACGCCGCGTCCCCGACGAGGGCGACCCGGCCCCGGGACCAGTGCGGCAGACGGATCTGCCCGGCCGTGTCGAGGAACGGGTCGGCCGCCTCGCGCAGCGCGCCGACCATGGCGGGCACCTCCCATCCCGCGTCCGCGAAGACCGAGGCGACCAGGTCCGGCCCGGCCTCGGGGTCCCGGAGCGCGTCGTGCGGCGGCTCGGGGCGGTGGAAGGTGAGGAAGGCGTGCACCTCGTCGGGGTTCCCGGTGGCGTAGAGGGCGGCGGCCCTGCCCGGGGTGTTCCACATCAGCAGCTCGCGGTCCAGACCGAGCGTGTTGTCCATGGTGAACAGGGCGAAGCAGTAGCCGAGGTAACGGTGGTACCGCTCCTCGGGGCCGAACAGGGCCGCGCGGGTGGCCGAGTGCATGCCGTCGGCGCCGACGACCAGGTCGAACGTCCGCCGCAGCCCGCTGCGGAACGTGACGTCGACCCCCTGTCCCGACTGCCCGGAGTCCTCGAAAGCGACGAGGGAGTCGCCGAACAGGAACTCCACGTCGTCGCGCACCGACTCGTACAGCAGGGCGGACAGATCCTCGCGCCGCACCTCCAGGTCCTGCCCCTCCACCCCGCCGGCCAAGGCGCTCGCCTTCACCGAGACGATCACCTCGCCGCCCGCGTCGAGGAAGGTGGCGCGGCGCGCGTCGAGGTGCGCTTCCCGCAGCCGCGGCAGCAGCCCGGCCCGCCGGACCACCTCGACCGCGGTGCCGCGGATGTCGATGGGATAGCCGCCGGCGCGCAGCGCGGGCGCCTTCTCCACCACGGTGACCTCGAACCTGCCCGACCGGTGCAGCCAGTACGCCAGCGCGGGCCCGGAGACGCTGGCTCCGGAGATCAGAACGCTTCGCTTCGCGGACGTGTGCGTGGTCATGCCTGGGCTCCCTTGTTGGACGTGCTGGTGGGCGTACTGGTGTGAGAGGTGGCCGTCGTGCCGGCCGGCGCACTCGGCGTGCCGGCGGGCGTACCGGTGGCCGCGCCGCGGGGTTTCGCGGTGCGGCTCCGGGTGAGACGGACGGCGAGCAGGGACACGGCGGCGATGAGACCGGCCACGGTGAACCCGGTGACGAAGGACGACTCTGTGGGCAGCCCCGTCGCCCCGTCGACCCCGGAGTCGAGGATCGTGGCGCCGACCTGCGCGCCCACGGCCACCCCGATCACGCGCGTCACCACCAGCAGACTGGTGGCGATGCCGATGTCCCCGGTCTCGACGTCGGTGGCGGCACCGGCGAGCAGCGCCGTGGTGCCGACGCCCGCGGCGAACGCGGTCAGCACCTTCGCGACGACGAGCTGCCAGGACGCCGAGTGCAGCGACGCCAGGGTGAACAGCGTGGCCACCGCGACGACGCTGCCCGCGACGACCACGACCCGCGGCCCGAAACGCCGTGTCGCGAGCCCGCCGACCGAGTCGGCCAGCGATCCGGCGACGGCGCCGGGCAGCAGGAGCAGCCCGATGTCGGTGGTGTCGGCACCAAATCCGTACGCCTGTTCCGGCATGGCCAGGAGCTGCGGGATCAGCAGCGCGGTCATGCCGAAGCCGCCGGAGACGACAACGGTGAGCAGGCACGCGTGCCACATCGAGGGCTTCGCCAGCATGCGCAGGTCGACCATCGGCGAGGCCGTCCGGCGTTCGACGACGACCCATCCGGTCACGAGGCCGGCCACGACCACGACGAGGGCGACGACGGCGAGGGGTGCGAGGCCCGATCCCGTCACCCGGACCAGTCCGATCATGAAGGTGAGCAGCGCGCCGCTCAGCAGGAGCACACCGGGCCAGTCGATCGGGCTGTCCGCCCGGACCGGCGGATCGTGCGGCATCAGCCGGGCCACGGCGAGCGCCGCCACGATGATCACGGCCGTCGGCAGCGCGAACATCCAGTGCCACGACAGTCCTTCCGCGACCGGCCCGGCGAACAGCGTGCCGACCATGCTGCCGCCCGTGAACAGCGCCAGGACCAGCCCGATCGCCGCCTGCGACCGGGCGGCCGGGAGGTTCTTGCGCACCAGGATGAAGGACAGGGGCAGCGCCCCGATCATGACGCCCTGCATCACCTGGCCGACCAGCAGCACCGGCAGGTTCGGCGCCAGCGAGGCCAGTACCCCGCCGGTCGACACCACGGCCATCAACAGGAGCAGCACCCGCTTGCCGCCGTAGCGGTCACCGAGCTTGCCCGCGACCGGCGCGACCACCGCGCCGGTGACCAGCAACGAGTTGCCGACCAGGGCACCTTCGGACGGAGTGATGCCCAACTCCCGCTGCAGCAGCGGCAACGCGGGGTCCAGCACGGACTGCAGGGCACCCAGGGCGAGGGCCAGCACTCCGAGGGCGGCGATCGGCACCTTCCCCAGACGCCCCGGAGGCCCGGCGGCTCCGGGCCCGGGCGGGGTGAGGGGGGGAGAGGGAGGGAGAGAGGGAGACGAGGACGCCGACGTACTGCTCATCGGCGCCCGGTCCGTACACGTAAAGAGGTGCGTGCCACTGCTGATCACTCCAGATACCACGAGGCGAGGGGGGCTGCGCGGAATATCGCGCGTCTCCCACACTCGCCTCCGGTGCCCGGAGCGGGCATCGTCCGTCGACCCCGACCGTTCCTGGTGCGCCCGGACCAGCCACCGCAGCGTCCTGGTGCGCTCGCACCATGACGGACACGCGTGGCGTCACCCCGGGAAGGGGCCGGCGCACCGGCCCCGTATCCGGCCCGGCCGGCTCAGCCCCGGCCGGACTCCCGATCGGACTCCCGGTCGGTGCGGTCGGCCGGGCGGCTCGACTCCAGCCAGGAGCGGGCCGGCTCCGCCGGGCGGGTGGTGTCCACGGTGAGTTCCAGACGGGTCCCGCCCTCGGGACCGGCGGGGTAACTGCGCTGCTCGGAGGTGGCGAAGCAGCGCCGGACGACCTCCGCCACCCGCCGTGCCACCTCGGGTGACGCGGCGGTGACCTGTACCTCGGCCCAGCCGTGCGAGGGCGTGTCGGGGGATTCCATGGCGACCTCGGTGTCGGTGTGCGACGGGAGCGGAGCGCCGATCACTCTACGGGACGGCCCTGGGTGTCAGCCGCGTGCACCGGCCGCCTCCCTGAGGGGCGCGCCGGCCTGGTGGAGGCTGGTGAGTGCCAGCCGGTACGACTCGATCAGCCCGGTCTCCGTGTACTCCACGCCCAGCTCCTGGCAGTACTCCCGGACGATGGCGCGGGCCGCGCGCAGGTTGGGGCTGGGCATGTTGGGGAACAGGTGGTGCTCGACCTGGTGGTTCAGGCCGCCGAGCGCGAGGTCGGTCAGCCGGCCGCCGTTGACGTTGCGCGAGGTGAGGACCTGGCGGCGGAGGAAGTCCGGGCGGTCGTCGGGCGACAGGATCGGCATGCCCTTGTGGTTCGGCGCGAACGCGGAGCCGAGGTAGACGCCGAACAGGCACTGGTGGACGGCGAGGAAGGCGAAGGCCATGCCGGGCGGCAGCACCCAGAACAGGGCGACCAGGTAGAGCGCGCAGTGCCCGAACAGCAGGGCGCCGTCGAGCGTCCGGTGCTTGAGCGAGCGGTTGGTGACCGACCTGCCGCTCGCCACATGCAGGTTGAACCCCTCCAGCGTGAGCAGCGGGAAGAAGAGGAGCGCCTGCCGTTTACCGATCAGCCGCGGCAGCCCCTTGGCGGCACGGGCCTGGTCCTGCGTCCAGACGAGGATGTCGGGACCGATGTCGGGGTCGAGGTCCTCGGTGTTGGGATTGGCGTGGTGGCGGGTGTGCTTGTCCTGCCACCAGCCGTAGCCCATCCCGATGCAGGCCCCGGCGATCCGCCCGGACACCTCGCTGGCCCGGCGGCGACGGAACACCTGCCGGTGGGCGAGGTCATGGGCGACCAGGGCCACCTGCCCGTACATGACGGCCATGAAGACGCCGATCAGCAGCGTCCACCAGGAGGCGCCGACGAGCACGAACGCGGTCCAGCCGGCGGCGTACAGTCCGGCCACCGCGGTGATCCGGAACGTGTAGTACCCGGGACGACGCCGCAGCAGTCCCGCCTCCGTGATCTTCCTCGACAACCGGGCGAAGTCGCTGCCGCGCCGGTCGGAGTCCGGAATGGGGGACGGTGCAGTGGTCACGGTGGGGTAACTCTCTGTGAGGCGGGGGATGACTGGGAGCGGTCCCCGAGGGAGGTGGGGGAAAGAGGGAGCGGGCGGGACACGTCCGCGCCATGACCGTTCCTCGGGCTCGCGGGACTCGCGGGAATTCCGCTCGGGTCGACGACACCGCCGGTGGTCACCGGGGGTGGGGCCGGTCCGCAACCGGCGTGCTTGGTGCCCTCGGCGGCCCCAATCTACCGTCAGCCGTATAAAGGCGCTGTGACGGACGGCGGCCCGGCCCTCCGTGACCCCGTCGGGGAGGGCCGGCAGGGGACAGGCAGGGGAGACCCGTCGGGGAGGCGTCAAAGGGCAGGCCACGAGGCATACTCAGCATGCGGGGGCGTCTCGCCGTGGCATGTGAGGGCACGAGGTGGCATGAGGGGGACCGACGAGGTGAATGGGGCTGCCGGGGACGGACTGGGCAAGGTCGAGGTGAAGCTCCGATGGGATCCGAGTCCGTACGGGGAGCCGCCCCGGCATCTCGACATCGTCGCCACGACCTATCCGGCCGACGACCCCCACGGCCGGCCGGTCTACGTCGTGCACCACGAGAGCCGGTCGCCGGACGGCACGATCAACATGCGGCGGCACAGTGAGACCGGCATGGGGTTCGGATACGTCGAGGAGATGGTCTTCGAGTTCGACCGGCTGTCGTCGGACTACGGGCGGGTCGTGGTCGGCGTGGTCATCCACCAGAGCACCGGGCCGCGCACTTTCGGCGAGATCCACAACGGTGGCGTGATCGTCCTGGAGGGATACCGGCAACTGATGGCGGACGACTTCTCGGGCATCGCCGGCGCCACGGCCGCCACGTTCGCGGAGTTCGTCCGCGAGCCGTCCGGGGCGTGGCGCTTCCGGGAGATGACACGGGGCTTCCACAGCGGCGACCCGGCGCGCTTCGCCGCCGAGATGGGCCGCCTCCGCCAGTGACTCCGGGCGCCTGACGGCCCGGCCCCCGCCCCGGCGCACCGGTCCGGGTCGATCGGCTCCACGCTCACCTCACGCCGGTCGCGCGACTGTCGGTCGAGCGGCACGACGACGTCGGGTCCTGGCGCCCGGCATGCCGAACTGGGCCTGCTGGAGCCCGCGTTCGTGATGATCAGGCAGGCCGTGGGGACCACGAGGGAGCGGCGTCCCGAGACCGTGCGGTGGCTCGGCGAGTTCGTGGCCGGGCTGGTGGCGTCCGGGTTCGTCGCCGAGGCACTCGCCCGCTGCTGAGCGCCCCTACTTCTGCGGGCGGGGCACGACGGGGCATGCGTGGCCGGACCGGGTCATCGTCCAGCCGTCCCCGAGCACATGGATGCTGCCGGCCGTGGCGTCGCCGGCCGCGCGGCCGGCGTCGGTTCCCGTGGTGGGGCGGCGGGAGGCGGCGTGGGACGGCGGAGCCGCGTAGGCCACGGTGCAGGTCAGCTGGAGCATGGCCTGCCGGCTCAGCGAGGGCGTCCCGTCGGGGAGGCGGACGGAGAGGTCGCCGTCGTCGGCGATTGTCACCCGCGGCGCCTCCTTCAGGCGGGGGAGCCGCGTGGTGGCGGTCGCGGTCTCGTTCCCGGTCGGCCCCTCGAACAGCAGACGTACGACGGTCCGGATCTCCGCGGCGTCGCCGGTCCGGCGGGGGTAGGGCTGCAGGCTGCCGTCATGCAGGAAGAAGAGGGAGACGGTGGCGGGCGTCGAGGTCGGTGCCGGGCTGGGGGAGACGATTCCGCTCGCCGGCGCACCGGCCTCGATGACGTCGGACGGGGGGACTCCGCACGCCGTGAGCACGGCCGCGGCCGTGATGCCGCACAGCGGCGCCGCCACTCGCGCGCCCCTCACCGGGTGCCCCTGCCGGCGTCGGCGCCGGTACCGACTTCGCCCTCGGTGCCGGTGCCGGTGTCGTGCAGCGGGAGTTCGACCGTGAACACCGCGCCGCCCCCGGGCAGGTTCGCCGCCCGGATGCGGCCTCCGTGCAGGCGTACGTTCTCCGCCGTGATCGCCAGACCCAGTCCGCTGCTCTCGCTCCTGCCCCGTGAGGTGCTCGCCTTGTAGAACCGCTCGAAGATGTGCGGCAGGGCTTCCTCGGCGATGCCCGGCCCGTCGTCGGCCACTTGGACGACCGCCCATGCCCGGCCGGTCCCGTCCTCCTCCCGCACCTCCATGCTCACCCGCACGGGCGGCGCCCCGTGCCGCAGCGCGTTGCCGACCAGGTTGGCCGTCACCACGTCCAGCCTGCGCGGATCGACGCGTGCGCGGAGCGCACCCGCCTCGGGCAGCCGGATCTCCACCCGCTCCTGCGGCCACCGGGAGGCGACGGTGCGCCGTACGGACTCGGCCAGGTCGATCTCGTCCCGGTTGAGTTCGGCCACGCCCGCGTCGAAGCGGGAGATCTCCATCAGGTCGTTCACCAGCCCGCTCAGCCGGTTCGTTCCGTCGCTGATGAGCCGCAGCGCCTCACCGGTCTCCCCCTCCCCCTCCAGGTCCAGTACGTCGG carries:
- a CDS encoding FAD-dependent monooxygenase, which translates into the protein MTTHTSAKRSVLISGASVSGPALAYWLHRSGRFEVTVVEKAPALRAGGYPIDIRGTAVEVVRRAGLLPRLREAHLDARRATFLDAGGEVIVSVKASALAGGVEGQDLEVRREDLSALLYESVRDDVEFLFGDSLVAFEDSGQSGQGVDVTFRSGLRRTFDLVVGADGMHSATRAALFGPEERYHRYLGYCFALFTMDNTLGLDRELLMWNTPGRAAALYATGNPDEVHAFLTFHRPEPPHDALRDPEAGPDLVASVFADAGWEVPAMVGALREAADPFLDTAGQIRLPHWSRGRVALVGDAAYAPSFLTGQGTSLALVGAYMLAHSLLAHPDHTAAFAAYGRDLREFVALNQGLVDDGGARLFPLTTEALEKRNTMLRGLVALPAPTPRPAHTALVLPRPAR
- a CDS encoding MFS transporter, which translates into the protein MPIAALGVLALALGALQSVLDPALPLLQRELGITPSEGALVGNSLLVTGAVVAPVAGKLGDRYGGKRVLLLLMAVVSTGGVLASLAPNLPVLLVGQVMQGVMIGALPLSFILVRKNLPAARSQAAIGLVLALFTGGSMVGTLFAGPVAEGLSWHWMFALPTAVIIVAALAVARLMPHDPPVRADSPIDWPGVLLLSGALLTFMIGLVRVTGSGLAPLAVVALVVVVAGLVTGWVVVERRTASPMVDLRMLAKPSMWHACLLTVVVSGGFGMTALLIPQLLAMPEQAYGFGADTTDIGLLLLPGAVAGSLADSVGGLATRRFGPRVVVVAGSVVAVATLFTLASLHSASWQLVVAKVLTAFAAGVGTTALLAGAATDVETGDIGIATSLLVVTRVIGVAVGAQVGATILDSGVDGATGLPTESSFVTGFTVAGLIAAVSLLAVRLTRSRTAKPRGAATGTPAGTPSAPAGTTATSHTSTPTSTSNKGAQA
- a CDS encoding acyl-CoA desaturase — translated: MTTAPSPIPDSDRRGSDFARLSRKITEAGLLRRRPGYYTFRITAVAGLYAAGWTAFVLVGASWWTLLIGVFMAVMYGQVALVAHDLAHRQVFRRRRASEVSGRIAGACIGMGYGWWQDKHTRHHANPNTEDLDPDIGPDILVWTQDQARAAKGLPRLIGKRQALLFFPLLTLEGFNLHVASGRSVTNRSLKHRTLDGALLFGHCALYLVALFWVLPPGMAFAFLAVHQCLFGVYLGSAFAPNHKGMPILSPDDRPDFLRRQVLTSRNVNGGRLTDLALGGLNHQVEHHLFPNMPSPNLRAARAIVREYCQELGVEYTETGLIESYRLALTSLHQAGAPLREAAGARG
- a CDS encoding TerD family protein, with translation MRGTDEVNGAAGDGLGKVEVKLRWDPSPYGEPPRHLDIVATTYPADDPHGRPVYVVHHESRSPDGTINMRRHSETGMGFGYVEEMVFEFDRLSSDYGRVVVGVVIHQSTGPRTFGEIHNGGVIVLEGYRQLMADDFSGIAGATAATFAEFVREPSGAWRFREMTRGFHSGDPARFAAEMGRLRQ